The proteins below come from a single Myxococcus xanthus genomic window:
- a CDS encoding TVP38/TMEM64 family protein, translated as MSKHPRSKGGRLSAGLKLIGPLCISVGLLVGLRLLGPQYLDQQTLSGWLRPLGALAPLAFILLLAVRPVTLLPGQLFTAVGGILFGMAAGTVYALVGTLLASGLIHLLARRLGRKPMRRLAGDKHPVFERAAREHGFQLGFLACINSVIPADVMLATASASGARYVPLALGAVVGTLPGTLLTALFGSSLGQGKTWMTAVSATGMVVSLLLGLVLGRKLMRELLAKEAAVASGGPGRVHPGPGDVRPTGSRRPGAAPCLPAAPARR; from the coding sequence ATGTCCAAGCACCCTCGCTCCAAGGGAGGACGGCTGAGCGCGGGCCTCAAGCTCATCGGGCCGCTCTGCATCTCCGTCGGCTTGCTCGTGGGGCTGCGGCTGCTGGGGCCGCAATACCTGGATCAGCAGACGCTGTCGGGCTGGCTGAGGCCCCTGGGCGCGCTGGCGCCCTTGGCCTTCATCCTGCTCCTCGCGGTGCGCCCGGTGACGCTGCTGCCCGGGCAGCTCTTCACGGCGGTGGGCGGCATCCTCTTCGGCATGGCCGCGGGCACGGTCTACGCGCTCGTCGGGACGCTGCTGGCCTCGGGCCTCATCCACTTGCTGGCGCGCAGGCTGGGCCGCAAGCCCATGCGGCGGCTGGCCGGGGACAAGCACCCGGTGTTCGAGCGCGCGGCGCGCGAGCATGGCTTCCAGCTCGGCTTCCTGGCCTGCATCAATTCAGTGATTCCGGCGGATGTGATGCTGGCGACGGCGTCCGCGTCAGGCGCCCGCTACGTCCCGCTGGCGCTGGGCGCGGTGGTGGGCACCCTCCCCGGGACGCTGCTGACGGCGCTCTTCGGTAGCTCGCTGGGACAGGGGAAGACGTGGATGACGGCTGTGTCCGCCACCGGCATGGTGGTGAGCCTGCTGCTGGGGCTCGTCCTGGGACGCAAGCTGATGCGGGAGTTGCTCGCGAAGGAGGCGGCCGTTGCGAGCGGAGGGCCTGGGCGTGTGCACCCAGGCCCTGGGGACGTGCGGCCTACGGGTAGCAGGCGGCCTGGCGCAGCGCCGTGTCTTCCGGCAGCCCCAGCGCGACGTTGA
- the argG gene encoding argininosuccinate synthase, protein MSNKKNVVLAFSGGLDTAFCAVYLREQGYDVTTVTVDTGGFPPEQLERIAALSKQLGAVEHVTVDARETLFQGYLRYLIAGNVLRGQVYPLSVSAERACQAAEVVRVAREKGTQALAHGSTGAGNDQVRFDVAFRSLAPELELLTPIRTLSLSRQQELTYLAERGVHMPPKLGSYSVNEGMWGTSVGGAETLDSWKALPEAAFPGGELSQDLKPRPLTVSFEKGVPVALDGEKLGPVKLVEALNALGRTYGIGRGVHLGDTILGIKGRVGFEAPAAHLLVTAHRELEKLVLSGKQLFWKESMGNLYGSLLHEGHFFDPLVKDLEAFLTSSQERVTGDVRLVLHPRTQVVEGVRSPHSLMDAKVATYGEANVLWNGSEAAGFAKLYGVAQMLSHRAK, encoded by the coding sequence ATGAGCAACAAGAAGAACGTGGTGCTGGCCTTCTCCGGCGGACTCGATACCGCTTTCTGTGCCGTCTACCTGCGAGAGCAGGGCTACGACGTCACCACCGTCACGGTGGACACCGGCGGCTTCCCGCCCGAGCAGTTGGAGCGCATCGCCGCGCTGTCCAAGCAGTTGGGCGCGGTGGAGCACGTGACGGTGGACGCGCGCGAGACGCTCTTCCAGGGCTACCTGCGCTACCTCATCGCGGGCAACGTGCTGCGCGGCCAGGTCTACCCCCTGAGCGTGTCCGCGGAGCGCGCGTGCCAGGCGGCGGAGGTCGTCCGCGTGGCGCGCGAGAAGGGCACCCAGGCGCTGGCGCACGGCAGCACGGGCGCGGGAAATGACCAGGTGCGCTTCGACGTGGCCTTCCGCTCGCTGGCGCCGGAGCTGGAGCTGCTCACGCCCATCCGCACGCTGTCCCTGAGCCGGCAGCAGGAGCTGACCTACCTGGCCGAGCGCGGCGTCCACATGCCGCCGAAGCTGGGCTCCTACTCCGTCAACGAGGGCATGTGGGGCACCTCCGTGGGCGGCGCCGAGACGCTGGACTCCTGGAAGGCGCTGCCCGAGGCGGCCTTCCCCGGCGGCGAGCTGTCGCAGGACCTCAAGCCCCGTCCCCTCACGGTGTCCTTCGAGAAGGGCGTCCCGGTGGCGCTGGACGGCGAGAAGCTGGGCCCCGTGAAGCTGGTGGAGGCGCTCAACGCGCTGGGGCGCACCTACGGCATCGGCCGGGGCGTGCACCTGGGTGACACGATTCTGGGCATCAAGGGCCGCGTGGGCTTCGAGGCGCCGGCGGCGCACCTGCTCGTCACCGCGCACCGCGAGCTGGAGAAGCTGGTGCTCTCCGGCAAGCAGCTCTTCTGGAAGGAGTCGATGGGCAACCTCTACGGCTCGCTGCTGCACGAGGGGCACTTCTTCGACCCGCTGGTGAAGGACCTGGAGGCGTTCCTCACCTCGTCGCAGGAGCGCGTGACGGGTGACGTGCGGCTGGTGCTGCACCCGCGCACGCAGGTGGTGGAAGGCGTGCGTTCGCCGCACTCGCTGATGGACGCGAAGGTGGCGACGTACGGAGAGGCCAACGTGTTGTGGAACGGCTCGGAAGCCGCGGGCTTCGCCAAGCTGTACGGCGTCGCGCAGATGCTCTCGCATCGCGCGAAGTGA
- a CDS encoding Na+/H+ antiporter codes for MHFELAFVLIFAIATAVAIAARYFKIPYTVALVVAGLLLGTFKAFEPPHLTKELLFAIILPGLLFEAAFHVEFRKFWKNKMAIHALAIPGLLASAGLTAFILTRVVDGLDFVHGFGMLSALVFASVIVSTDPIAVVALFKSLGAPKRLLILVEGESLLNDGSAVVLFTLIVAVATGGQFTVGGALFDFIKVFGMGVLMGSAVGFAVAQVIKRVDDAMVEITLTVIAAYGSFVLAEHFHYSGVIASVVAGMLCGNWATHEGMSPATRIAVESFWEYLAFALNSVVFLLIGLEVQLSSLLASWKPILAAYVAVMVARAVVVYGVSALLRFTKEKMPWTWSAVLTWSGLRGAISMVLVLGLPTDFPHRELLVNMTFGVVVLSIIFQGLTMAPLLRKLRITGLKDAFQEQYELARGRLGAIHAAQAALESMRRAREIPGDVVTQLEKDYQEKEVVAEKELTALKQQSMRFHEEEHQEAVRRVLIVEKAALLKAYQSATIGKEAFARLTADLDERIAAADAAENHVPPEGETPAVAGAASA; via the coding sequence ATGCATTTCGAGTTGGCCTTCGTACTGATTTTCGCCATCGCGACCGCCGTGGCCATCGCCGCGCGGTACTTCAAAATCCCCTATACGGTTGCCCTGGTCGTCGCGGGCCTGCTGTTGGGTACGTTCAAGGCGTTCGAGCCGCCGCACCTCACGAAGGAGCTGCTCTTCGCCATCATCCTCCCAGGTCTGCTCTTCGAAGCGGCCTTCCACGTCGAGTTCCGCAAGTTCTGGAAGAACAAGATGGCCATCCACGCCCTGGCCATTCCAGGGCTCCTGGCCTCCGCGGGGCTCACGGCCTTCATCCTCACGCGCGTGGTGGATGGGTTGGACTTCGTCCATGGCTTCGGGATGCTGTCCGCGCTGGTGTTCGCGTCCGTCATCGTGTCCACGGACCCCATCGCCGTGGTGGCGCTCTTCAAGTCGCTGGGCGCGCCCAAGCGGCTGCTCATCCTGGTGGAGGGAGAGAGCCTGCTGAACGACGGTTCCGCCGTCGTGCTCTTCACGCTCATCGTCGCGGTCGCCACGGGTGGCCAGTTCACGGTGGGCGGCGCCCTGTTCGACTTCATCAAGGTCTTCGGCATGGGCGTGCTGATGGGCAGCGCGGTGGGCTTCGCCGTCGCGCAGGTCATCAAGCGCGTAGACGACGCCATGGTGGAAATCACCCTCACGGTCATCGCGGCGTACGGCTCGTTCGTGCTCGCCGAGCACTTCCACTACTCGGGCGTCATCGCGTCGGTGGTGGCCGGCATGCTGTGCGGCAACTGGGCCACGCACGAGGGCATGAGCCCCGCCACCCGCATCGCGGTGGAGAGCTTCTGGGAGTACCTGGCGTTCGCGCTCAACTCCGTGGTGTTCCTCCTCATCGGCCTGGAGGTGCAGCTCTCCTCGCTGCTGGCCTCGTGGAAGCCCATCCTCGCCGCCTATGTGGCGGTGATGGTGGCCCGCGCCGTGGTCGTCTACGGCGTGTCCGCGCTGCTCCGCTTCACCAAGGAGAAGATGCCGTGGACCTGGAGCGCGGTGCTCACCTGGAGCGGCCTGCGTGGCGCCATCTCCATGGTGCTGGTGCTCGGTCTTCCCACGGACTTCCCGCACCGCGAGCTGCTGGTGAACATGACGTTCGGCGTGGTGGTCCTCTCCATCATCTTCCAGGGCCTCACCATGGCGCCGCTGCTGCGCAAGCTGCGCATCACCGGCCTCAAGGACGCGTTCCAGGAGCAGTACGAGCTGGCCCGCGGCCGCCTGGGCGCCATCCACGCAGCGCAGGCCGCGCTGGAGAGCATGCGCCGCGCCCGGGAGATTCCGGGGGATGTGGTGACGCAGTTGGAGAAGGACTACCAGGAGAAGGAAGTCGTCGCGGAGAAGGAGCTGACGGCGCTGAAGCAGCAGTCGATGCGCTTCCACGAGGAGGAGCACCAGGAAGCGGTTCGCCGCGTGCTCATCGTGGAGAAGGCGGCGCTGCTCAAGGCCTACCAGTCCGCCACCATTGGCAAGGAGGCCTTCGCACGGCTGACGGCGGATCTGGATGAGCGCATCGCCGCCGCGGACGCCGCGGAGAACCACGTGCCGCCAGAGGGTGAGACTCCGGCCGTGGCCGGCGCCGCGAGCGCCTGA
- a CDS encoding universal stress protein codes for MLVATDFSEASTHAVGRAGHLPLADGAKVLVTHVLPSRMPAEVGSRALQATARELERVAERLRNMLRAEGSSATVDTHIARGKPVEAILRRARAFGAELIVLGRHGDKPLRNMFLGSTAENVIRGGDLPVLIANRRAPGPYLRPVVAVDADETSKRAASFVPTLMTPGSELTLVHAYDVPLEYAVFPGLTAKEYKHYRQTFKATAERKLKALQRELDAVDIPYHLVMESGGSRSIVLEFVDDQGADLLALGTRARSGVAFALLGSVATDLIREAKCDVLVVREAEPHE; via the coding sequence GTGCTCGTCGCCACTGATTTCTCGGAGGCGAGCACCCACGCGGTGGGCAGGGCTGGACACCTGCCACTCGCGGACGGCGCGAAGGTGCTGGTGACACACGTCCTCCCCAGCCGCATGCCCGCGGAGGTGGGCTCCCGAGCGCTCCAGGCCACCGCGCGCGAGTTGGAGCGGGTCGCCGAGCGGCTGCGCAACATGCTGCGTGCCGAGGGCAGTTCCGCCACGGTCGACACGCACATCGCTCGCGGCAAGCCCGTCGAGGCCATCCTGCGCCGGGCCCGGGCCTTTGGCGCGGAGCTCATCGTCCTGGGCCGGCATGGCGACAAGCCGCTGCGCAACATGTTCCTGGGCTCCACGGCGGAGAACGTCATCCGCGGCGGAGACCTGCCCGTGCTCATCGCCAACCGGCGGGCTCCTGGGCCCTACCTACGGCCCGTCGTGGCCGTGGACGCCGACGAAACGTCCAAGCGCGCGGCGAGCTTCGTTCCCACGCTGATGACGCCCGGCTCGGAGCTAACGCTGGTGCACGCGTATGACGTGCCGCTGGAGTACGCGGTGTTCCCCGGGCTGACGGCGAAGGAGTACAAGCACTACCGGCAGACGTTCAAGGCGACCGCGGAGCGCAAGCTCAAGGCGTTGCAGCGGGAGCTCGATGCGGTCGACATCCCGTACCACCTGGTGATGGAGAGCGGCGGCTCACGCTCCATCGTCCTCGAGTTCGTGGACGACCAGGGCGCGGACCTGCTGGCGCTGGGCACCCGGGCGCGCTCCGGTGTGGCGTTCGCGTTGCTCGGCAGCGTCGCGACGGACCTCATCCGTGAGGCGAAGTGCGACGTGCTCGTCGTCCGCGAGGCCGAGCCCCACGAGTAG
- the argC gene encoding N-acetyl-gamma-glutamyl-phosphate reductase, which yields MTQVNIYILGASGFGGGELLRILSGHPAVGSIRAVSRHHAGEPIHKVHPHLRGLVEGRFEGEPDWKWLADCEQPVVFSALGHGDLAKQFAGLEKQWAEVGIAERLLLVDLSSDFRLDHPGRYAGAYGRPHPSPELLGTFTYGLTEWKRDAVKTAKRIANPGCFATAVQLALLPIASTPGLGLLAVSGVTGSSGSGSLPGEGTHHPTRAQDFRAYKPLEHQHEAEVEVMLVAHGAQRHRLAFVPHSAPMVRGIFATVQFEWPEHGGAVVTASLMEKYRRYYEGSKFVRIVEGTPRIAAVAGSNFCDIAVATKGRSVAVMAALDNLVKGMAGQAVQNFNVALGLPEDTALRQAACYP from the coding sequence ATGACGCAGGTCAACATCTACATCCTGGGTGCCTCCGGCTTCGGCGGCGGCGAGCTCTTGCGCATCCTCTCCGGCCACCCCGCGGTGGGCAGCATCCGCGCGGTGTCGCGGCACCACGCCGGCGAGCCCATCCACAAGGTGCACCCGCACCTGCGCGGACTGGTGGAGGGCCGCTTCGAGGGCGAGCCCGACTGGAAGTGGCTGGCGGACTGCGAGCAGCCCGTCGTCTTCAGCGCGCTGGGCCACGGCGACCTGGCCAAGCAGTTCGCGGGCCTGGAGAAGCAGTGGGCGGAGGTCGGCATCGCCGAGCGCCTGCTGCTGGTGGACCTGTCCTCCGACTTCCGGCTGGACCACCCGGGCCGCTACGCGGGCGCGTACGGCCGGCCCCACCCGTCCCCGGAGCTGCTGGGCACCTTCACCTACGGCCTCACCGAGTGGAAGCGCGACGCGGTGAAGACGGCGAAGCGCATCGCCAACCCGGGCTGCTTCGCCACGGCGGTGCAGTTGGCGCTCCTGCCCATCGCCTCCACGCCGGGCTTGGGGCTGCTCGCGGTGTCCGGCGTCACGGGCTCGTCCGGCTCCGGCTCGCTGCCCGGTGAGGGCACGCACCACCCGACGCGTGCGCAAGACTTCCGCGCGTACAAGCCGCTGGAGCACCAGCACGAGGCCGAGGTGGAGGTCATGCTGGTCGCCCACGGCGCGCAGCGGCACCGGTTGGCCTTCGTCCCGCACTCGGCGCCCATGGTGCGCGGCATCTTCGCCACCGTGCAGTTCGAGTGGCCGGAGCACGGCGGCGCGGTGGTGACGGCGTCGCTGATGGAGAAGTACCGCCGCTACTACGAGGGCTCGAAGTTCGTGCGCATCGTCGAGGGTACGCCGCGCATCGCTGCGGTGGCCGGCAGCAACTTCTGCGACATCGCGGTGGCCACCAAGGGCCGCTCGGTGGCCGTCATGGCGGCGCTCGACAACCTGGTGAAGGGCATGGCCGGCCAGGCGGTGCAGAACTTCAACGTCGCGCTGGGGCTGCCGGAAGACACGGCGCTGCGCCAGGCCGCCTGCTACCCGTAG